The following are encoded in a window of Brevibacillus sp. DP1.3A genomic DNA:
- a CDS encoding response regulator transcription factor, which yields MKSILLVEDELVISRVLKAYLQKAGYEVWQANDGIEAMQLFDEKKPDLVLLDVMLPERNGWEILQYIREKSSCPVIIMTALGQTDQKLKGLNQGADDYITKPFVADEVVARVNAVLRRSVILVKDQETRLFGSLKINFQSHHVTLHGLELTFHPRDLSLLLFLAQNPNQTFTREQLIEQVWGMDYGGSDRAVDLAIKRVRKTLENWPVQEGEIKTQRGVGYQFCVYKKQ from the coding sequence ATGAAAAGCATTTTGTTGGTAGAAGATGAACTGGTGATATCGCGCGTGCTGAAGGCTTATTTGCAAAAGGCCGGGTATGAGGTCTGGCAAGCGAACGACGGAATCGAGGCCATGCAGCTTTTTGATGAGAAAAAGCCGGATCTGGTTCTGTTGGATGTCATGCTCCCTGAACGCAACGGCTGGGAGATCCTCCAGTACATTCGCGAAAAGAGCTCCTGTCCGGTGATTATCATGACAGCGCTCGGTCAGACAGACCAAAAGCTCAAAGGACTCAATCAAGGGGCAGATGACTACATAACGAAGCCTTTTGTCGCGGATGAAGTAGTTGCACGAGTCAATGCGGTGCTGCGCCGCTCTGTTATTTTGGTGAAAGATCAGGAAACCCGACTATTTGGAAGCTTAAAAATAAACTTTCAGTCCCACCACGTGACGTTGCACGGTCTCGAACTGACGTTTCACCCGCGTGATTTGTCCTTGCTGCTTTTTCTGGCACAAAATCCGAATCAGACCTTTACCCGTGAGCAATTGATCGAACAAGTATGGGGAATGGACTATGGTGGAAGTGACCGTGCTGTAGACCTGGCGATCAAGCGGGTCAGAAAGACACTGGAGAATTGGCCAGTTCAGGAAGGCGAGATCAAGACGCAAAGAGGGGTTGGGTATCAATTCTGTGTTTATAAAAAACAATGA
- a CDS encoding copper amine oxidase N-terminal domain-containing protein → MFKKQYLAIASALILTTTLIPTSSQAATGTKNLQAKYNNIKVIYNGATVPTTIEPFIVNGTTYIPLRMMAGVFNKDVAWDGAKYTVTVKDMPNSQHANELAARDAQIRSLQNTIDSLNKEISDLKNGKKNNNNNNNDDDIQDALDDLEDDLNSDYDDYKDLKWSISLKGDEDDIDVEIEINLDKYQDEFDDLDDDGDVEALVEDIIKDIWDNKDFEDADITGEVIDSDNDDTIYEFEGDASDEDINFDV, encoded by the coding sequence ATGTTCAAGAAGCAATATCTGGCGATTGCCTCAGCGTTGATTCTGACTACCACACTTATTCCGACGAGCTCTCAAGCAGCTACTGGAACGAAGAATCTGCAAGCTAAGTACAACAACATTAAAGTTATCTATAACGGTGCAACTGTTCCAACTACAATCGAACCATTCATCGTAAACGGAACCACGTACATTCCACTTCGCATGATGGCTGGTGTATTTAACAAGGATGTAGCATGGGATGGCGCGAAGTACACCGTTACGGTAAAAGACATGCCTAACTCCCAGCACGCAAACGAGTTGGCTGCACGTGACGCTCAAATCAGAAGCCTGCAAAACACCATCGATAGCCTGAACAAAGAGATCTCTGATTTGAAAAACGGCAAGAAAAACAATAATAATAACAACAACGATGATGATATTCAGGATGCCTTGGATGATCTGGAAGATGATCTGAATTCTGATTACGATGACTACAAAGACCTCAAATGGAGTATCTCCCTGAAGGGCGATGAGGATGATATCGACGTAGAAATCGAGATCAATCTGGATAAATACCAAGATGAATTCGATGATCTGGATGACGATGGCGATGTAGAGGCTCTCGTTGAAGATATTATCAAAGATATCTGGGACAACAAGGATTTCGAAGATGCCGACATTACAGGTGAAGTCATCGACAGCGACAATGACGATACCATTTATGAGTTCGAAGGCGATGCTAGCGACGAAGACATCAACTTTGACGTGTAA